A stretch of the Bradyrhizobium arachidis genome encodes the following:
- a CDS encoding NADP-dependent oxidoreductase produces the protein MKAIVVTDQAAGTSGMKLAERPEPQAAINDVVVQVHASGFTSGELTWPSTWTDRFDRDRTPSIPGQELAGVVTALGYGTTGLSVGQRVFGLSDSYRGGTLAEYVAIEARNLAPLPGDVDFTVGASVAMPGLTAWQGLFQHGHLQAGQSVLVHGAAGAVGSMVTQLAREAGAYVIGTGRAPDRQKALDFGAQEFVDLDNNVLEDVGGVDLVFDVIGGDIQKRSAGLIRAGGTLVTIAGPTEARPADGLTIDFVLVSDRAQLSEIVQRVRDGRLRTNIGNIATLDDAVAAFNLTKRISGKTIIRVRP, from the coding sequence ATGAAAGCAATCGTGGTAACGGACCAGGCTGCGGGAACGTCCGGGATGAAGCTGGCGGAGCGGCCCGAGCCGCAGGCAGCGATAAACGACGTCGTCGTTCAGGTTCATGCGTCGGGATTCACGTCGGGTGAGCTGACGTGGCCCTCGACCTGGACGGATCGCTTCGACCGTGACCGAACACCGTCGATCCCTGGGCAGGAGCTGGCCGGAGTGGTCACCGCTCTCGGCTACGGCACGACGGGGCTGTCGGTCGGACAGCGGGTGTTCGGCCTCTCGGACTCATATCGCGGCGGCACCTTGGCGGAATATGTGGCCATCGAGGCACGCAACCTCGCGCCACTGCCGGGCGACGTCGACTTCACGGTGGGCGCCAGCGTGGCGATGCCGGGCCTGACCGCATGGCAAGGGCTGTTCCAGCATGGCCATCTTCAGGCGGGGCAGAGCGTCCTCGTACACGGCGCGGCCGGCGCAGTCGGTTCGATGGTGACGCAGCTCGCACGAGAGGCCGGCGCTTACGTCATCGGCACCGGACGCGCCCCCGACCGTCAGAAGGCGCTCGACTTCGGCGCGCAGGAGTTCGTCGACCTTGACAACAACGTCCTTGAAGACGTCGGCGGAGTCGATCTGGTGTTCGATGTCATCGGCGGCGACATCCAGAAGCGGTCCGCAGGCTTGATTCGAGCCGGAGGAACACTGGTGACCATCGCCGGGCCGACCGAGGCGCGGCCGGCCGATGGCCTGACGATCGACTTTGTTCTCGTGTCCGATCGGGCCCAACTGAGTGAGATCGTCCAGCGGGTGCGGGACGGACGACTGCGGACGAACATCGGCAACATCGCGACCCTCGACGATGCCGTCGCCGCTTTCAATCTGACCAAGCGGATCAGCGGGAAGACGATCATCCGCGTTCGTCCGTGA
- a CDS encoding DUF3788 domain-containing protein yields the protein MILPIGTRVTAADGVTLPKIGDRITDKSAPPDDGAVREWIGPKAFGYWTELRNWIVEFYPGVFAPDWLYGGRNRGWSLRYKKTRAFCTLVPEYRLFSAVVVMGGAEREKFEERRYVWRPHLVKLYDEAKTYIDGKWLTVAISSAGDLHDVAELLTLKRPPPSRG from the coding sequence ATGATTTTACCTATCGGAACGAGAGTAACAGCCGCCGATGGCGTGACGCTTCCCAAAATCGGCGACAGGATCACCGACAAATCAGCACCGCCCGATGACGGTGCCGTCCGCGAGTGGATCGGACCAAAGGCGTTCGGGTATTGGACCGAGCTGCGGAACTGGATCGTTGAATTCTACCCTGGAGTTTTCGCGCCGGACTGGCTCTACGGTGGCAGAAACCGCGGTTGGTCCTTGCGCTACAAGAAGACCAGGGCGTTCTGCACCTTGGTGCCGGAATACCGGCTGTTTTCGGCCGTGGTGGTCATGGGTGGAGCTGAACGAGAGAAGTTTGAGGAGCGGCGTTATGTCTGGCGTCCGCACTTGGTCAAGCTCTATGACGAAGCCAAAACATACATCGACGGAAAATGGCTGACAGTTGCCATCTCATCGGCGGGTGATCTGCACGATGTGGCGGAGCTTCTCACTTTGAAGCGCCCGCCACCGTCGCGCGGTTGA
- a CDS encoding FMN-dependent NADH-azoreductase produces MHILHIDSSPRRESHSRELSAAIAEKLLEVAPGASITRRDLGFEPLPHTVANYAAALASPATLAAPPKGSLDISEALIREVEAADVVVIGTPMHNFAIPSVLKAWIDQILRVGRTMMSTPAGKVGMLRDRPVFIGVASGGVFTGDQANQPDFLTPYLSLALSSIGLKTQQFIPLEATAFLDREQAPLAREKALAALDLTVMGELRGVDGCHAVRSGTGKPYREALPHAPESVVPGAP; encoded by the coding sequence ATGCACATTCTCCATATTGATAGCAGTCCCCGTCGAGAATCGCATAGCCGTGAGCTTTCGGCCGCGATCGCCGAAAAGCTTCTCGAGGTTGCGCCCGGGGCGAGCATTACCCGGCGTGATTTAGGGTTCGAACCCTTGCCCCACACCGTGGCTAACTATGCCGCCGCGTTGGCGTCGCCCGCCACGTTAGCCGCCCCGCCGAAGGGTTCTCTGGATATTTCCGAAGCGCTTATCCGGGAAGTCGAAGCGGCCGATGTTGTTGTCATCGGAACGCCCATGCACAACTTCGCTATTCCCTCGGTCCTCAAAGCGTGGATCGATCAAATCTTGCGCGTCGGTCGCACGATGATGTCGACGCCCGCCGGAAAGGTGGGAATGCTCCGGGATCGTCCGGTGTTCATCGGCGTCGCCTCTGGCGGCGTCTTTACCGGCGACCAAGCCAACCAGCCGGACTTCCTCACGCCATATCTGTCGCTGGCACTTAGTTCCATTGGGCTGAAGACCCAGCAATTTATCCCTCTAGAGGCCACCGCGTTCCTCGACCGAGAGCAAGCTCCATTGGCGAGGGAGAAAGCGCTCGCCGCTCTCGATCTGACTGTCATGGGAGAGCTTCGAGGCGTCGATGGCTGCCATGCAGTGCGCTCAGGCACCGGTAAACCGTATCGCGAGGCACTCCCCCATGCTCCGGAGAGCGTCGTACCAGGAGCTCCCTAA
- a CDS encoding carboxymuconolactone decarboxylase family protein has protein sequence MPRSAALKPDQVPADSKPTLDAITRNVGFTPNMMATFAHSPIAFNAWAALLGSLSKALDVKTRDSIGLAVSEVNGCNYCLTVHSFTAEHMAKLPADEIILARKGHASDPKRDAAVQFARKVIETRGKVSDADLKAVRDAGYTDANVMEIVALAAMYSLTNFFNNVFDPEKDFPAVTPAGSI, from the coding sequence ATGCCAAGAAGTGCAGCTCTAAAGCCGGATCAAGTGCCGGCCGATAGCAAACCGACACTCGATGCGATCACCAGGAACGTCGGGTTCACCCCAAATATGATGGCGACCTTCGCGCATAGCCCGATCGCGTTCAACGCGTGGGCCGCCCTGCTCGGCTCCTTGAGCAAGGCGCTCGACGTGAAGACGCGTGACAGCATCGGCCTTGCTGTCTCCGAAGTGAATGGCTGCAACTATTGCCTGACGGTTCACAGCTTTACGGCCGAGCATATGGCCAAGCTGCCGGCCGATGAAATCATTCTCGCTCGGAAGGGCCATGCCAGCGACCCGAAGCGGGACGCCGCCGTCCAGTTTGCGCGCAAGGTCATCGAGACCCGCGGCAAGGTCAGTGATGCCGATCTGAAAGCCGTTCGCGATGCAGGCTACACGGATGCGAACGTCATGGAGATCGTCGCGCTGGCGGCTATGTACTCCCTAACGAATTTTTTCAACAACGTGTTCGATCCCGAGAAGGACTTTCCCGCCGTAACGCCGGCCGGCTCGATCTGA
- a CDS encoding nitroreductase family protein — protein MTDGITMTNGVIECILSRSATKYFDPAATLSDEQIRELVRIGTTAPTSFHLQNWRFIAVRTPEAKARLRPLAWDQPAITEAAVTFIVCGQLADSSVVPERLAPLVEAGIMPAKMVPEWEIPARDLYMEYPQRQRDEAVRTGTFGAAAMIYAARSLGLGSTPMIGFDAEAVHREFGLAEDEVPVMLLSVGPERPGNWAQKPRRPVADVLDLV, from the coding sequence ATGACTGACGGAATCACCATGACCAACGGCGTCATCGAATGCATCCTGAGCCGCAGCGCCACGAAGTACTTCGATCCTGCCGCCACCTTGAGCGACGAACAAATCCGCGAGCTGGTGAGAATCGGTACCACCGCGCCGACGTCCTTCCACTTGCAGAACTGGCGCTTCATCGCCGTACGCACGCCTGAAGCCAAGGCTCGGTTGCGGCCGCTCGCTTGGGATCAGCCCGCGATCACCGAAGCAGCCGTTACCTTCATCGTCTGCGGCCAGTTGGCCGATTCCAGCGTAGTACCAGAGCGTCTGGCACCGCTGGTGGAAGCGGGCATCATGCCGGCAAAGATGGTGCCGGAATGGGAAATCCCCGCACGCGATCTGTACATGGAATACCCGCAGCGCCAGCGCGACGAGGCAGTACGCACCGGCACGTTCGGCGCGGCGGCGATGATCTATGCGGCCCGCTCACTGGGCCTGGGTTCGACGCCGATGATCGGTTTCGATGCCGAAGCGGTGCACCGCGAGTTCGGACTGGCCGAGGACGAAGTACCGGTCATGCTGTTGTCCGTGGGGCCGGAGCGTCCGGGAAACTGGGCGCAGAAGCCGCGCCGACCGGTCGCCGATGTGCTGGATCTCGTTTGA
- a CDS encoding cytochrome c family protein, which translates to MKSAGKIGAFIAVLVLAGATATRGYAQDAEHGKTIFKACAACHAADHASRAGPGLGGINGRKAGTVPGFSYSNAMKKSDIVWDTKILDAYLESPQQVVPGNRMPYAGLKNPTDRTDLVTYLATLK; encoded by the coding sequence ATGAAAAGCGCGGGAAAGATTGGCGCGTTTATCGCGGTGCTCGTACTTGCGGGAGCAACCGCGACTCGCGGCTACGCACAGGACGCCGAGCACGGAAAAACCATCTTCAAAGCTTGCGCAGCTTGCCATGCGGCAGATCATGCCAGTCGCGCCGGGCCGGGCCTGGGGGGAATCAACGGCAGGAAGGCGGGTACGGTTCCCGGCTTCAGCTATAGTAACGCGATGAAGAAGTCCGACATTGTCTGGGATACGAAGATCCTCGATGCGTATCTGGAATCGCCACAGCAAGTGGTTCCCGGAAACAGGATGCCCTACGCAGGGCTGAAGAACCCGACGGACCGGACGGACCTCGTTACCTATCTTGCTACGTTGAAGTAA
- a CDS encoding GMC family oxidoreductase: MEGDRLSRSPRGSFPGHGRFPWQALPGCRRSEIHRRLRLREAIMATRLKHRTVVFVGGGFTAALAARQLTAKGVDVVVLERGIDRTHTAATSLPSQRDELRWDVHGDLFQDWSVQTYTLRHNGGETALPIRRLQAFKPGEGMGGAANHWNGQTWRWSETDPVLRTHLENRYGKKAIPAEMAIQDWGVTYAEMEPYHDQFEKLFGIAGKAGNLRGKVQEGGNPFEAPRQNEFPQNPLPITEAGVIFSEATKKLGYKPFPLPAANSPEAYTNPDGMQLGQCQFCGHCERFICEANAKASPEVLLYPMLRKRESFELRLETHVLDILYDRKAKRVRGVRYIDRVTGEEYEQPADVVVLSSFTMSNTKFLLMAGIGTPYNPKTGHGLVGKNFCHQTMFGTRVFFKDRWINPFLASGASQTVIDEFNGDNFDHSGLGFFGGGYIYANVTNGRPITSRAVPPGTPKWGAEWKKANADWYAHNFSITAHGSWYPHRENYVDLDPTYVDAYGQPLLRMTFDVRENERKMSVYLSKKIDEIAKATGADIAPPTAPRKGPYDSRVYQTTHVTGGTIMGSDPATSVVSPHLQHWDAQNLFVVGASVYPFNAGYNPTGPLGALALRLGDDLNDYVARPRHL; the protein is encoded by the coding sequence TTGGAAGGCGATCGGCTATCCAGGTCTCCCCGCGGTTCATTCCCAGGACATGGTCGATTTCCGTGGCAAGCCCTTCCCGGGTGCCGCCGATCCGAAATCCATCGCCGACTTCGCCTAAGGGAAGCAATCATGGCTACACGCTTGAAACATCGCACCGTCGTTTTCGTAGGCGGAGGATTCACGGCGGCGCTGGCCGCTCGCCAGCTGACGGCCAAGGGCGTCGATGTCGTCGTCCTTGAACGGGGAATCGACCGCACCCATACCGCCGCAACAAGCCTGCCGTCGCAGCGCGACGAACTGCGCTGGGACGTGCATGGTGATCTCTTTCAGGATTGGTCCGTCCAGACCTACACGCTTCGCCATAATGGCGGCGAAACGGCGCTGCCGATACGACGTCTCCAGGCGTTCAAACCCGGCGAGGGAATGGGCGGTGCGGCCAATCACTGGAACGGGCAGACCTGGCGCTGGAGCGAGACTGACCCTGTTTTGCGTACCCACCTTGAGAACCGGTATGGAAAGAAGGCCATTCCAGCTGAAATGGCGATCCAGGATTGGGGCGTCACCTATGCAGAGATGGAGCCCTATCACGATCAGTTCGAAAAGCTGTTCGGCATTGCCGGCAAGGCAGGAAATCTGCGTGGCAAGGTGCAGGAGGGCGGAAATCCGTTCGAGGCACCACGGCAGAACGAGTTTCCGCAAAACCCTCTGCCTATCACCGAAGCGGGCGTGATCTTCAGCGAGGCAACCAAGAAGCTAGGCTACAAACCTTTTCCCTTGCCGGCAGCAAATTCGCCGGAGGCCTACACCAATCCCGATGGTATGCAGCTTGGTCAGTGCCAGTTCTGCGGCCATTGCGAGCGCTTCATCTGCGAAGCCAACGCCAAGGCGAGCCCCGAAGTTCTGCTCTATCCGATGCTGAGAAAGCGCGAGAGCTTCGAATTGCGTCTGGAAACGCATGTTCTCGATATTCTTTATGATCGTAAGGCAAAACGCGTGAGAGGCGTTCGTTACATCGATCGCGTAACCGGCGAGGAGTACGAACAGCCGGCCGACGTCGTCGTACTTTCTTCCTTCACGATGTCGAATACCAAGTTTCTGCTGATGGCGGGGATTGGGACGCCTTACAATCCCAAGACTGGTCACGGGCTGGTCGGCAAGAATTTCTGCCACCAGACGATGTTCGGCACGCGTGTCTTCTTCAAGGACCGCTGGATCAACCCGTTCCTGGCGTCCGGTGCGTCACAGACCGTGATCGACGAGTTCAACGGGGACAATTTCGACCACAGCGGTCTTGGCTTCTTCGGAGGCGGCTACATCTACGCCAACGTGACGAACGGACGGCCGATTACGAGCCGGGCTGTGCCGCCCGGCACGCCGAAATGGGGCGCGGAGTGGAAAAAAGCCAACGCCGATTGGTACGCACATAATTTCAGCATAACTGCCCATGGCAGCTGGTATCCGCATCGGGAGAATTATGTCGACCTCGACCCGACCTATGTCGACGCCTATGGGCAACCGCTCCTGCGGATGACGTTCGACGTTCGCGAGAACGAGCGCAAGATGTCGGTCTATCTGTCGAAGAAGATCGACGAGATCGCCAAAGCGACCGGTGCCGACATCGCACCGCCGACAGCCCCCCGCAAGGGGCCGTACGATAGTCGCGTGTATCAGACCACCCATGTCACTGGTGGCACGATTATGGGAAGCGATCCTGCGACGAGCGTCGTCTCCCCTCACCTGCAGCACTGGGATGCGCAAAACCTGTTTGTCGTCGGTGCATCCGTCTACCCCTTCAATGCAGGCTACAACCCGACAGGCCCGCTAGGGGCTCTCGCGCTTCGACTCGGCGACGACCTCAACGATTATGTCGCGCGGCCGCGCCACCTCTGA
- a CDS encoding gluconate 2-dehydrogenase subunit 3 family protein, whose protein sequence is MTNDQSDKTFHPNRRGFLGVAAATGAASLAPGVLIGTVATTAALAEASEPASSQSVDASASTIAAKLPLPVPGYLSFGPDEAGFVEVMVNVMCPADALTPGGVDCGLAAYIDRQLAGGFGKGARLYMRGPWREGKPELGYQLPLTPEQFFKAGLAAADAACQKRNGKAFSELDESGADRFLHEIANGKVTDERVQLASWFNELVYPLFEQACFADPVYGGNVGKVFWKAIGYPGLPAVHSQDMVDFRGKPFPGAADPKSIADFA, encoded by the coding sequence ATGACCAATGACCAAAGCGACAAAACCTTCCATCCGAATCGTCGAGGCTTTCTCGGCGTTGCCGCTGCCACGGGCGCCGCTTCGCTGGCTCCGGGTGTCCTGATAGGAACCGTCGCGACAACCGCGGCGCTCGCGGAAGCATCCGAACCGGCCTCCTCCCAATCCGTGGATGCTTCCGCGAGTACTATCGCTGCCAAGTTGCCGTTGCCAGTGCCCGGCTATCTGTCATTCGGCCCGGACGAAGCCGGCTTCGTCGAGGTGATGGTCAACGTGATGTGTCCTGCGGATGCGCTGACACCCGGCGGCGTCGATTGCGGGCTTGCAGCCTACATCGACCGACAACTGGCAGGCGGTTTCGGTAAGGGCGCGCGCCTCTATATGCGCGGCCCCTGGCGAGAGGGTAAGCCTGAACTGGGCTATCAATTGCCGCTCACACCCGAGCAATTTTTCAAGGCGGGCCTCGCTGCCGCGGATGCGGCCTGCCAGAAACGCAATGGCAAGGCCTTTAGTGAATTAGATGAGAGTGGTGCCGACCGATTTCTCCATGAAATTGCCAACGGCAAGGTGACAGACGAGCGCGTCCAGCTCGCCTCGTGGTTCAACGAACTCGTCTATCCGCTATTTGAGCAAGCTTGTTTCGCCGATCCCGTTTACGGCGGCAATGTCGGCAAGGTGTTTTGGAAGGCGATCGGCTATCCAGGTCTCCCCGCGGTTCATTCCCAGGACATGGTCGATTTCCGTGGCAAGCCCTTCCCGGGTGCCGCCGATCCGAAATCCATCGCCGACTTCGCCTAA